The following proteins are co-located in the Microbacterium sp. SORGH_AS_0888 genome:
- a CDS encoding alpha-galactosidase — translation MTLPAHAHLQGGGTSVVLDLRRADQPVIVHWGEDLGTPDAEELDAICRAAVPQRVSGGLDTTARLTVLPQLSAGWLTTPGLSGDRDGRDFSTRLLLTDARLDHGGATLTLRDDAAGLAVEVTLRVGPTGLLHQRMTLTNLGDTPYRLHELSLGFPVPPTATELLTTTGRHLRERSPERHAFTIGGHVRESRRGRPGADATLVVAAGTPGFGFERGRVHGVHLAWSGDHRILAERTPTGDAVLRAGELLAPGEIVLAPGGAYETPEAIGSWGDGLDAFAARFHEELRGRPQHPSRPRPVTLNTWEAVYFQQDLATLRTLADRAARVGAERFVLDDGWFHARRDDTAGLGDWWVDATVWPEGLGPLVEHVRGLGMEFGLWVEPEMVNLDSDLARAHPDWILRARDELPPPGRQQQVLDLAHPEAYAYIAGRLHALLDEYPIAYLKWDHNRDLAEAGAGAHGRPRGHENVQALYRLLDELVERHPGLEIESCASGGARVDLGILSRTHRIWTSDCLDPIERLDIQRYTGLVVPPELMGAHLTSPVVHSTGRTVSLDLSAITALFGHFGIEWDLTRVDDETLDRIAAWVALHRANRTLIATGRRVHADVADPSIDLRGIVASNGARALYALTQVTTSALHPAAPVTLPGLDPARRYRIALALPEGAGGFPGQSRLEWADEPVVMSGRAAGSVGLRPPVLLPQSAVLIEATAVS, via the coding sequence ATGACCCTTCCCGCCCACGCCCACCTGCAGGGAGGCGGCACGAGCGTCGTGCTCGACCTCCGCCGCGCCGATCAGCCCGTCATCGTGCACTGGGGCGAGGACCTCGGGACACCGGATGCGGAGGAGCTCGACGCGATCTGCCGCGCCGCCGTGCCGCAGCGGGTCTCCGGCGGACTCGACACGACGGCCCGGCTCACCGTGCTGCCGCAGCTCTCGGCCGGATGGCTGACGACCCCGGGCCTGTCGGGCGACCGGGACGGACGCGACTTCTCCACCCGGCTGCTGCTCACGGACGCCCGGCTCGATCACGGCGGAGCGACACTGACCCTGCGCGACGACGCAGCCGGCCTCGCGGTCGAGGTCACTCTGCGCGTCGGCCCGACGGGGCTCCTCCACCAGCGGATGACGCTCACGAACCTCGGCGACACCCCGTACCGTCTGCACGAGCTGAGCCTCGGGTTCCCGGTGCCGCCGACGGCGACGGAGCTGCTCACGACGACGGGGCGCCATCTGCGCGAGCGGTCCCCCGAGCGGCACGCCTTCACGATCGGCGGACACGTGCGCGAGAGCCGTCGCGGGCGGCCCGGCGCCGACGCGACCCTCGTCGTCGCCGCCGGCACCCCCGGCTTCGGGTTCGAGCGCGGGCGGGTGCACGGGGTGCACCTGGCGTGGTCGGGGGATCACCGCATCCTGGCCGAACGGACCCCCACCGGCGACGCCGTGCTGCGCGCGGGCGAGCTGCTCGCCCCCGGCGAGATCGTGCTCGCCCCGGGCGGCGCGTACGAGACGCCGGAGGCGATCGGCTCCTGGGGCGACGGGCTGGATGCGTTCGCCGCGCGGTTCCACGAAGAGCTCCGGGGGCGGCCGCAGCATCCCTCGCGCCCGCGTCCCGTCACGCTCAACACCTGGGAGGCCGTCTACTTCCAGCAGGATCTCGCGACCCTCCGCACGCTGGCCGACCGTGCCGCACGCGTGGGCGCGGAACGGTTCGTGCTCGACGACGGGTGGTTCCACGCCCGGCGCGACGACACCGCGGGACTCGGCGACTGGTGGGTGGACGCGACGGTGTGGCCCGAGGGGCTGGGCCCGCTCGTCGAGCACGTGCGGGGACTCGGCATGGAGTTCGGCCTGTGGGTCGAACCCGAGATGGTCAACCTCGACAGCGACCTGGCGCGTGCCCACCCCGACTGGATCCTCCGGGCTCGCGACGAGCTGCCGCCGCCCGGGCGCCAGCAGCAGGTGCTCGACCTGGCGCATCCGGAGGCGTACGCGTACATCGCCGGACGCCTGCACGCGCTGCTGGACGAGTACCCGATCGCCTACCTCAAGTGGGACCACAACCGCGACCTCGCCGAGGCGGGCGCGGGCGCCCACGGACGCCCGCGCGGGCACGAGAACGTGCAGGCGCTCTACCGGCTGCTCGACGAGCTGGTCGAACGCCATCCGGGACTCGAGATCGAGTCGTGCGCCTCGGGCGGGGCCCGGGTGGATCTCGGCATCCTCTCGCGCACGCACCGGATCTGGACGAGCGACTGCCTCGACCCGATCGAGCGTCTCGACATCCAGCGCTACACGGGGCTCGTGGTCCCGCCGGAGCTCATGGGCGCGCACCTGACGAGCCCGGTCGTCCACTCGACCGGGCGCACGGTGTCACTCGATCTCAGCGCCATCACCGCCCTGTTCGGCCACTTCGGCATCGAATGGGACCTGACCCGGGTCGATGACGAGACCCTCGACCGGATCGCCGCCTGGGTCGCGCTCCACCGGGCGAACCGCACGCTGATCGCGACGGGGCGCCGCGTGCACGCGGACGTCGCCGACCCCTCGATCGACCTGCGCGGGATCGTGGCCTCGAACGGGGCGCGCGCGCTGTACGCGCTCACCCAGGTGACGACGAGCGCGCTGCACCCCGCGGCGCCCGTCACGCTCCCGGGGCTCGACCCGGCGCGGCGCTACCGCATCGCGCTCGCGCTCCCCGAGGGTGCGGGAGGCTTCCCGGGCCAGTCTCGGCTGGAGTGGGCGGACGAGCCGGTCGTCATGAGCGGGCGCGCGGCCGGCTCGGTCGGGCTGCGCCCTCCGGTCCTGCTCCCCCAGTCCGCCGTCCTGATCGAGGCGACCGCCGTCTCCTAG
- a CDS encoding LacI family DNA-binding transcriptional regulator — protein MPHSPDRNRGVSMLDVARLAGVSGQTVSRVANNSASVSERTRDRVLAAMAELGYRPNVAARALRRGAFGAIGVVVFSLDSLGNVGTIGGILTDAAARGYAIELIQAMPATTDGEAVASAVSRLDQDAVDGIIVVIESHLMSVASVGFPPGMPSVVIQSGASADRPSVTADQTAGSREAVDHLVSLGHDTVWHIAGPRASKAAAERTAAWRSRLEELGRPVPPVFTGDWTPESGYRIGRELLEIPEVTAVFAANDQMALGAIRAMHESGRRVPEEISVVGFDDMAESAYFWPPLTTVHQDFGAAGSLAVSLVIDQIEGRRVENGVHRVPTSFVVRGSTAPRTPFGDA, from the coding sequence ATGCCCCATTCACCAGACCGCAACCGCGGCGTGTCGATGCTGGACGTCGCACGACTCGCCGGCGTGTCGGGGCAGACGGTCTCCCGCGTCGCGAACAACTCCGCGAGCGTGTCCGAGCGCACCCGTGACCGCGTCCTCGCCGCGATGGCCGAGCTCGGGTACCGCCCCAACGTGGCCGCGCGCGCCCTCCGGCGCGGCGCCTTCGGCGCGATCGGCGTCGTGGTGTTCAGCCTGGACTCCCTCGGCAACGTCGGGACGATCGGCGGAATCCTCACGGATGCCGCCGCCCGCGGCTACGCGATCGAGCTGATCCAGGCGATGCCCGCCACGACCGACGGCGAGGCCGTCGCCTCCGCCGTGTCGCGCCTGGATCAGGACGCCGTGGACGGGATCATCGTCGTGATCGAGTCGCACCTCATGTCGGTCGCCTCCGTCGGCTTCCCGCCCGGCATGCCGAGTGTCGTCATCCAGTCGGGTGCGAGCGCGGACCGCCCCTCGGTCACCGCCGACCAGACCGCCGGCAGCCGCGAGGCGGTCGACCACCTCGTCTCGCTCGGGCACGACACCGTGTGGCACATCGCGGGTCCGCGGGCCTCGAAGGCCGCCGCCGAGCGCACGGCGGCCTGGCGCAGCCGGCTCGAGGAGCTCGGACGCCCGGTGCCTCCCGTGTTCACGGGCGATTGGACGCCGGAGTCGGGCTACCGGATCGGCCGCGAGCTGCTCGAGATCCCGGAGGTGACGGCCGTGTTCGCGGCGAACGACCAGATGGCCCTCGGCGCGATCCGGGCGATGCACGAGAGCGGGCGGCGCGTGCCCGAGGAGATCAGCGTCGTCGGCTTCGACGACATGGCCGAGTCGGCCTACTTCTGGCCGCCGCTGACGACCGTGCACCAGGACTTCGGCGCGGCGGGATCGCTCGCCGTGTCGCTCGTGATCGACCAGATCGAGGGCCGGCGCGTCGAGAACGGCGTGCACCGCGTGCCGACCTCGTTCGTCGTGCGCGGCTCGACCGCCCCCCGCACCCCGTTCGGAGACGCATGA
- a CDS encoding carbohydrate ABC transporter permease, with protein sequence MSALTAPAATAPRATNAPGRRRAHRTDRQWAGLGFVTPFLIVFALTFLAPLAYSIYLSLFRTKLIGGTSFVGFDNYLQAFGDAQFWSGFLNVFLVLVIQVPIMLILALIAALALDSKRLGASSLFRIGMFLPYAVPGVVAVLMWGFMYSDRLGLAGNINNLVGFDLVTPFTQQWILVAIGNIITWEFVGYNMLIFYSALRAIPEDLYEAAALDGAGQFRIIRAIKIPALRGAIVIATIFSIIGSFQLFNEPNILRTLVPNLLTTYFTPNMYAYNLSFIGQQVNYAATIAIIMGIVTAIIAYVVQLRGSRKESL encoded by the coding sequence ATGTCCGCACTCACCGCTCCCGCAGCGACCGCACCCCGCGCGACCAACGCGCCGGGCAGGCGGCGCGCGCACCGCACCGACCGCCAGTGGGCGGGCCTGGGGTTCGTCACCCCGTTCCTGATCGTCTTCGCGCTCACGTTCCTCGCGCCGCTCGCCTACTCGATCTACCTGAGCCTGTTCCGCACCAAGCTCATCGGCGGCACGTCGTTCGTCGGCTTCGACAACTACCTGCAGGCCTTCGGTGACGCGCAGTTCTGGTCCGGCTTCCTGAACGTGTTCCTGGTCCTCGTCATTCAGGTTCCGATCATGCTGATCCTCGCCCTCATCGCCGCCCTCGCGCTCGACTCGAAGCGGCTGGGCGCCAGCTCCCTCTTCCGGATCGGCATGTTCCTGCCCTACGCCGTCCCCGGCGTCGTCGCGGTGCTCATGTGGGGCTTCATGTACTCCGACCGCCTGGGGCTGGCGGGCAACATCAACAACCTCGTCGGCTTCGACCTCGTGACGCCCTTCACCCAGCAGTGGATCCTGGTGGCGATCGGCAACATCATCACCTGGGAGTTCGTCGGCTACAACATGCTGATCTTCTACTCCGCGCTCCGGGCGATCCCCGAGGACCTCTACGAGGCCGCCGCCCTCGACGGCGCCGGGCAGTTCCGCATCATCCGCGCGATCAAGATCCCGGCGCTCCGCGGCGCGATCGTCATCGCCACCATCTTCTCGATCATCGGCAGCTTCCAGCTGTTCAACGAGCCCAACATCCTCCGCACGCTCGTCCCCAACCTGCTGACGACCTACTTCACCCCGAACATGTACGCCTACAACCTCAGCTTCATCGGTCAGCAGGTCAACTACGCGGCGACGATCGCGATCATCATGGGCATCGTCACGGCGATCATCGCCTACGTCGTGCAGCTGCGCGGCTCCCGGAAGGAAAGTCTCTGA
- a CDS encoding carbohydrate ABC transporter permease has protein sequence MAGIAFDRTGSPTGTPRRRRRNGTTDSGPRKSPLLTIVMAIFLIYSFLPLLWLVISSTKTQQSLFGSFGLWFSGPFALFDNIAQVVTYDDGIFLRWFLNTIIYVVIGAGGATLLATLAGYGLAKYSFPGKKIVFAVILGAIAVPGTALAVPTFLLFSQLGLTNTMWAIIIPSLISPFGLYLIWVYAVDSVPTELLEAARVDGSGELRTFFTISLRLLAPGIVTVALFAIVATWNNYFLPLIMLNDPSLFPLTIGLQQWNLQAVGVSSQPIFNLVITGSLLTIVPIVIAFLLLQRFWQSGLSAGSVKQ, from the coding sequence ATGGCCGGTATCGCCTTCGACCGCACGGGTTCGCCGACGGGGACACCGCGCCGCCGCCGTCGCAACGGCACGACCGACAGCGGCCCGCGGAAGTCGCCGCTGCTCACGATCGTCATGGCGATCTTCCTGATCTACTCGTTCCTGCCGCTGCTGTGGCTCGTGATCAGCTCCACCAAGACGCAGCAGTCGCTGTTCGGCTCGTTCGGCCTCTGGTTCTCCGGCCCCTTCGCCCTGTTCGACAACATCGCCCAGGTCGTGACCTACGACGACGGCATCTTCCTGCGCTGGTTCCTCAACACGATCATCTACGTCGTCATCGGAGCCGGGGGCGCGACCCTGCTCGCGACCCTCGCGGGCTACGGGCTGGCGAAGTACAGCTTCCCGGGCAAGAAGATCGTCTTCGCGGTCATCCTGGGGGCGATCGCGGTGCCCGGCACGGCCCTCGCCGTGCCCACCTTCCTCCTGTTCAGCCAGCTTGGGCTCACCAACACGATGTGGGCGATCATCATCCCGTCGCTCATCTCGCCGTTCGGCCTCTACCTGATCTGGGTCTACGCGGTCGACTCCGTCCCCACCGAGCTGCTGGAGGCGGCCCGCGTCGACGGCTCCGGCGAGCTGCGCACCTTCTTCACGATCTCGCTCCGGCTGCTCGCCCCCGGAATCGTGACGGTCGCCCTGTTCGCGATCGTGGCGACCTGGAACAACTACTTCCTGCCGCTGATCATGCTGAACGACCCGTCGCTGTTCCCGCTGACGATCGGTCTGCAGCAGTGGAACCTGCAGGCCGTGGGCGTGAGCTCGCAGCCCATCTTCAACCTGGTCATCACCGGTTCCCTCCTCACGATCGTCCCGATCGTCATCGCCTTCCTCCTGCTCCAGCGCTTCTGGCAGTCCGGGCTCAGCGCAGGAAGCGTCAAGCAGTAG
- a CDS encoding sugar ABC transporter substrate-binding protein, with translation MNKRTIARAVAIGASALMIGAGLAACSGGSTSSNGGGGDAASIDDALKAGGEITYWTWTPSAEDQVAAFEKAYPNVKVNLVNTGGANDNNTKLQNAISAGSGIPDVVQIEYQSLPQYVLAGSLTDLTSFGFGDLKDDYTASTWGAVSQDNGIWGLPQDSGPMALFYNKKVFDQYGIAVPTTWDEYAEAGKKLHAADPTKYITNDPGTDAGFGTSMLWQAGSRPFQTDGEKVTINLADDGAKKWTAVWSKMLADGSLGNIPGWSDEWFTALGDGTIASLPIGAWMPGVLEANVPQAKGDWAVAPMPTYDGGKAVSAENGGSSEVVMKGSKNQALAAGFLKWLNNSQDSIDVFLKSGGFPATTADLNADSFLNLQSDYFGGQKINQVLVDAGTSVGTGWQYLPWQAYANSIYADTVGQAYLNKTSILDGLAAWQQKNVSYGNDQGFSVNK, from the coding sequence ATGAACAAGCGAACGATCGCTCGTGCGGTCGCCATCGGGGCGTCCGCGCTCATGATCGGCGCGGGCCTGGCGGCCTGCTCCGGCGGCTCGACCTCCTCGAACGGCGGCGGCGGCGACGCCGCCTCCATCGACGACGCGCTGAAGGCCGGGGGCGAGATCACCTACTGGACGTGGACCCCCTCCGCCGAGGACCAGGTCGCGGCCTTCGAGAAGGCCTACCCCAACGTCAAGGTCAACCTCGTGAACACGGGCGGCGCCAACGACAACAACACCAAGCTGCAGAACGCGATCTCGGCCGGCTCGGGCATCCCCGACGTCGTGCAGATCGAGTATCAGTCGCTGCCCCAGTACGTGCTGGCCGGCTCCCTGACCGATCTCACCTCCTTCGGCTTCGGTGACCTCAAGGACGACTACACCGCCTCCACCTGGGGCGCCGTGTCGCAGGACAACGGCATCTGGGGCCTCCCGCAGGACTCGGGCCCCATGGCGCTGTTCTACAACAAGAAGGTCTTCGACCAGTACGGCATCGCCGTGCCCACCACGTGGGACGAGTACGCGGAGGCCGGCAAGAAGCTGCACGCCGCCGACCCGACGAAATACATCACCAACGACCCGGGCACGGACGCCGGCTTCGGCACCTCGATGCTCTGGCAGGCGGGCAGCCGTCCGTTCCAGACCGACGGCGAGAAGGTCACGATCAACCTCGCCGACGACGGCGCGAAGAAGTGGACGGCCGTCTGGAGCAAGATGCTCGCCGACGGCTCGCTCGGCAACATCCCGGGCTGGAGCGACGAGTGGTTCACGGCCCTCGGCGACGGCACGATCGCCTCGCTCCCCATCGGCGCGTGGATGCCGGGCGTGCTCGAGGCCAACGTGCCGCAGGCCAAGGGCGACTGGGCCGTCGCGCCCATGCCGACCTACGACGGCGGCAAGGCCGTGTCGGCCGAGAACGGCGGCTCCTCCGAGGTCGTCATGAAGGGCTCGAAGAACCAGGCGCTCGCCGCCGGCTTCCTGAAGTGGCTCAACAACTCGCAGGACTCGATCGACGTGTTCCTGAAGTCGGGCGGCTTCCCCGCCACGACGGCCGACCTCAACGCCGACTCGTTCCTGAACCTCCAGTCCGACTACTTCGGCGGGCAGAAGATCAACCAGGTCCTCGTGGACGCCGGCACCTCCGTCGGCACCGGCTGGCAGTACCTGCCGTGGCAGGCCTACGCGAACAGCATCTACGCCGACACCGTCGGCCAGGCCTACCTGAACAAGACCTCGATCCTCGACGGTCTGGCGGCGTGGCAGCAGAAGAACGTGTCGTACGGCAACGACCAGGGCTTCTCCGTCAACAAGTGA
- a CDS encoding beta-galactosidase family protein: protein MAHGTFHIGESDFLLDGRPFRVLAGALHYFRVHPDQWRDRIRAARLMGLNTIETYVPWNEHEPTQGEFSAEGRLDLARFLDLVAEEGMRAIVRPGPYICAEWDGGGLPAWLFRDGASGVRTADPRFLDPVSAFLRRVLEIVVPRQIERGGPVVLMQVENEYGAYGDIPRPERERYLRALVEIYRGAGVTVPLVTVDQPTDEMLAQGSLPELHRTGSFGGQVADRLRTLRAHQPTGPLMCSEFWCGWFDYWGSFHRTTALAPAVEALDALLAAGASVNVYMFHGGTNFALTNGTNDKGVFEPTVTSYDYGAPLDEAGRPTEKFWAFREVISRYAEVPEIADGDLLAPLAAAPADVPLVPVAALDDLLDPLAATDTARVPTMDELGMARGFVRHTTRLAAGSEPVVLDVGEVRDRAWVSLDGRPVGVLSRDRREHTLVLPSGEGELRILVEDQGRVNYGFRIGEHKGLLGPVTVDGGEVTGWRSVVVPWEDLPARISDRADAASRPVAGATVLRARVELDAPRDLVIDTTDLGKGLVWFGDACLGRFWRTGPQHSLFVPAPLTRAGENLLTVLDLEPTGAQRLRFADTLLLGPIEY, encoded by the coding sequence ATGGCACACGGCACCTTCCACATCGGCGAGAGCGACTTCCTCCTCGACGGACGGCCTTTCCGGGTGCTCGCCGGTGCGCTGCACTACTTCCGGGTGCACCCCGACCAGTGGCGTGACCGCATCCGGGCGGCCCGCCTCATGGGCCTCAACACGATCGAGACCTACGTCCCCTGGAACGAGCACGAGCCCACCCAGGGCGAGTTCTCCGCCGAGGGCCGGCTCGACCTGGCGCGCTTCCTCGACCTCGTCGCCGAGGAGGGCATGCGCGCGATCGTACGCCCCGGCCCCTACATCTGCGCCGAGTGGGACGGCGGCGGGCTTCCCGCATGGCTCTTCCGCGATGGCGCGTCCGGCGTGCGCACCGCGGATCCCCGCTTCCTCGACCCCGTGAGCGCGTTCCTGCGCCGCGTCCTGGAGATCGTCGTCCCGCGTCAGATCGAGCGCGGCGGCCCCGTCGTCCTGATGCAGGTCGAGAACGAGTACGGCGCCTACGGCGACATCCCGCGTCCCGAGCGGGAGCGCTATCTGCGGGCGCTCGTCGAGATCTACCGCGGTGCGGGCGTGACCGTGCCGCTCGTCACGGTCGACCAGCCCACCGACGAGATGCTCGCGCAGGGCAGCCTGCCCGAGCTCCACCGGACGGGCTCGTTCGGCGGTCAGGTGGCCGACCGGCTGCGCACCCTGCGTGCGCACCAGCCCACCGGGCCGCTCATGTGCTCCGAGTTCTGGTGCGGCTGGTTCGACTACTGGGGGTCGTTCCACCGGACGACCGCGCTCGCCCCGGCCGTCGAGGCGCTCGACGCGCTGCTGGCCGCGGGCGCATCCGTGAACGTCTACATGTTCCACGGCGGCACGAACTTCGCCCTCACCAACGGCACGAACGACAAGGGCGTCTTCGAGCCGACCGTCACGAGCTACGACTACGGCGCCCCGCTGGACGAGGCCGGCCGCCCCACGGAGAAGTTCTGGGCCTTCCGCGAGGTCATCTCGCGCTACGCCGAGGTGCCCGAGATCGCCGACGGCGACCTTCTCGCACCGCTCGCCGCGGCTCCCGCCGATGTGCCGCTCGTGCCCGTCGCGGCCCTCGACGACCTGCTCGACCCCCTGGCCGCGACCGACACCGCGCGCGTTCCCACGATGGACGAGCTGGGCATGGCACGCGGGTTCGTGCGGCACACGACCCGGCTCGCCGCGGGCTCCGAGCCCGTCGTCCTCGACGTGGGCGAGGTCCGTGACCGCGCCTGGGTGAGCCTGGACGGCCGGCCGGTGGGCGTGCTGTCGCGGGATCGCCGCGAGCACACCCTCGTGCTGCCCTCGGGCGAGGGCGAGCTGCGGATCCTCGTCGAGGACCAGGGACGCGTCAACTACGGCTTCCGCATCGGCGAGCACAAAGGGCTCCTCGGCCCGGTCACGGTCGACGGCGGGGAGGTGACCGGCTGGCGGAGCGTCGTCGTGCCGTGGGAGGACCTTCCGGCGCGCATCTCCGACCGGGCGGATGCGGCATCCCGCCCGGTCGCCGGCGCCACCGTGCTGCGCGCCCGCGTGGAGCTCGACGCGCCCCGTGACCTCGTGATCGACACGACGGACCTCGGCAAGGGGCTCGTCTGGTTCGGCGACGCCTGCCTCGGCCGCTTCTGGCGCACCGGCCCGCAGCACTCGCTGTTCGTCCCCGCGCCGCTCACCCGCGCGGGCGAGAACCTCCTCACGGTGCTCGACCTCGAGCCCACCGGCGCCCAGCGACTGCGCTTCGCCGACACCCTGCTGCTCGGCCCGATCGAGTACTGA
- a CDS encoding beta-galactosidase yields the protein MSSRIRFGGDYNPEQWPEEIWDEDVEIMRAAGVTTATVGVFSWSLLEPAPGEYDFGWLDRVLDRLHAGGIGVVLATATASPPAWLARRHPESLPVTIDGVRLAFGSRQQFSPSSSAYREHALRLVRRMAQRYGSHPALEMWHIGNEYGAHVPRSYDEESAAAFRAWLVARYGTIEELNRAWGTAFWSQHYASFDEVGVPSRTPTFPNPTMVLDFDRFSSDAMLALHRAEADILRELTPDVPITTNFMGPFKDADYWQWAEHVDIVSDDLYPDPADPRHHVLAAAARDLMRSLGGGKPWLLMEQAPSAVNWRPRNAPKPAGYYRALSLQALTRGADGILHFQWRQSKAGAEKFHSAMLPHGGTGTRVHREVRALGAELAELGDLAGAPVPAQVGILFDWDSWRAVEQDAVPAERDYLATVLDWYAGFLRRGVTVDFVRAGADTSGYRLVVAPLFHVADDAAVAELASVPARGDVLVVGAFSAVLDENLHVRLGGYLGGAEGPLQAALGVTVDEFAPLAAADTETAIGGTVTGVARDWQELVVVHDAAVLGSFGDGFAAGGAAITRRADESGGAGWYVATEPGEALRDDLVARWLVDAGIEPGFTRPEAFAETVVRAGRRLVVNHDDVTRELALTGGTVTVEARQAVILPAAGDDTVS from the coding sequence ATGTCATCCCGCATCCGCTTCGGCGGCGACTACAACCCCGAGCAGTGGCCCGAAGAGATCTGGGACGAGGACGTCGAGATCATGCGCGCCGCGGGCGTCACGACCGCGACTGTCGGCGTCTTCTCCTGGTCGCTGCTGGAGCCGGCGCCCGGGGAGTACGACTTCGGCTGGCTGGACCGGGTGCTCGACCGCCTGCACGCCGGCGGGATCGGGGTCGTGCTCGCCACCGCGACGGCGAGCCCGCCCGCGTGGCTCGCGCGACGGCATCCCGAGTCGCTCCCCGTGACGATCGACGGGGTGCGGCTCGCGTTCGGCTCCCGGCAGCAGTTCAGCCCGAGCTCCTCCGCCTACCGCGAGCACGCCCTGCGTCTCGTGCGCCGGATGGCGCAGCGCTACGGCTCCCACCCGGCGCTGGAGATGTGGCACATCGGCAACGAGTACGGCGCGCACGTGCCCCGCAGCTACGACGAGGAGTCTGCGGCCGCGTTCCGGGCCTGGCTCGTCGCGCGCTACGGCACGATCGAGGAGCTCAACCGTGCGTGGGGAACCGCGTTCTGGTCGCAGCACTACGCCTCCTTCGACGAGGTGGGGGTGCCCTCGCGCACGCCCACGTTCCCCAACCCGACGATGGTGCTCGACTTCGACCGGTTCAGCTCCGATGCGATGCTCGCGCTGCACCGGGCCGAGGCCGACATCCTCCGGGAGCTCACCCCGGACGTGCCGATCACGACCAACTTCATGGGCCCGTTCAAGGACGCGGACTACTGGCAGTGGGCCGAGCACGTCGACATCGTCAGCGACGACCTGTACCCGGACCCTGCCGACCCGCGCCATCACGTGCTCGCCGCGGCCGCGCGCGACCTCATGCGCTCCCTCGGCGGCGGCAAGCCGTGGCTGCTCATGGAGCAGGCGCCCTCCGCGGTCAACTGGCGGCCCCGCAACGCGCCCAAGCCCGCGGGCTACTACCGTGCGCTGTCGCTGCAGGCGCTCACCCGCGGAGCCGACGGCATCCTCCACTTCCAGTGGCGCCAGTCGAAGGCCGGGGCCGAGAAGTTCCACTCGGCGATGCTGCCGCACGGCGGCACCGGCACCCGCGTGCACCGCGAGGTGCGGGCCCTCGGAGCCGAGCTCGCCGAGCTGGGCGACCTGGCCGGCGCCCCCGTGCCGGCGCAGGTCGGCATCCTGTTCGACTGGGACAGCTGGCGCGCGGTCGAGCAGGACGCCGTGCCCGCCGAGCGGGACTACCTCGCGACCGTGCTGGACTGGTACGCAGGCTTCCTGCGTCGCGGGGTCACGGTGGACTTCGTGCGCGCAGGCGCCGACACCTCGGGCTACCGGCTCGTCGTGGCGCCCCTGTTCCACGTGGCCGATGACGCGGCCGTCGCCGAGCTCGCCTCGGTGCCCGCGCGCGGCGACGTGCTCGTGGTCGGCGCCTTCTCCGCCGTCCTGGACGAGAACCTCCACGTGCGCCTCGGCGGGTACCTGGGCGGAGCCGAGGGGCCGCTGCAGGCGGCGCTCGGGGTGACGGTGGACGAGTTCGCACCCCTCGCCGCCGCCGACACGGAGACCGCGATCGGGGGCACCGTCACCGGCGTCGCCCGTGACTGGCAGGAGCTCGTCGTCGTGCACGATGCGGCCGTGCTCGGCAGCTTCGGTGACGGGTTCGCGGCCGGCGGCGCGGCCATCACGCGGCGCGCCGACGAGAGCGGCGGCGCGGGCTGGTACGTCGCGACCGAGCCCGGCGAGGCCCTGCGGGACGACCTCGTCGCGCGCTGGCTCGTGGACGCCGGCATCGAGCCCGGCTTCACCCGCCCGGAGGCGTTCGCCGAGACGGTCGTCCGCGCCGGGCGGCGGCTCGTCGTCAACCACGACGACGTGACGCGAGAGCTCGCGCTGACCGGCGGCACCGTCACGGTCGAGGCGCGCCAGGCCGTGATTCTGCCGGCCGCCGGCGACGATACGGTGTCCTGA